A DNA window from Ornithobacterium rhinotracheale DSM 15997 contains the following coding sequences:
- a CDS encoding OmpH/Skp family outer membrane protein — protein MKKFTFIALLSFLCLGFGFANAQSVAHVNSQEILEALPAFQDAQAKIKKEADRHQAEIQRQQKEIQALVEKGQKEMEALKGKSDAEKMKALAPLEQELQTKSKALQEYQQNAAKGVAKMESDLLAPVYKKVQIAIEEVGKKDNVGYIIDLATAGQSGTIVYFGGGKDLTPQVKKQLGL, from the coding sequence ATGAAAAAGTTTACATTTATTGCACTACTATCTTTCCTATGCTTAGGATTCGGATTTGCAAACGCACAAAGCGTAGCACATGTTAATTCACAAGAAATTTTAGAAGCATTGCCAGCATTCCAAGATGCGCAAGCAAAGATTAAAAAAGAAGCAGATAGACACCAAGCTGAAATCCAAAGACAGCAAAAAGAGATCCAAGCATTGGTAGAGAAAGGGCAAAAGGAAATGGAAGCATTGAAAGGTAAAAGCGATGCTGAAAAAATGAAAGCATTGGCTCCACTAGAGCAAGAATTGCAAACCAAATCTAAAGCTTTGCAAGAATACCAACAAAACGCTGCTAAAGGTGTAGCCAAAATGGAATCAGACTTATTAGCCCCAGTATACAAAAAGGTTCAAATCGCGATCGAAGAAGTAGGAAAGAAAGATAATGTAGGATACATCATCGATTTGGCTACTGCAGGACAATCAGGAACCATTGTTTACTTCGGTGGAGGAAAAGATTTAACACCGCAAGTTAAAAAGCAATTAGGACTTTAA
- a CDS encoding NAD kinase — MSNFKIALYGKRTTTTYLGDLIPVFLEKIRQKGILFQIEKEFYEVLKNIENVNLDGVEVFSAHDELWQDLDYFFTFGGDGTILSAVTFVRDSQVPIVGVNTGRLGYLASIHKNDLIPNLEAIFAQDYNISERSLLEVHRSDDGTLECPFALNELSVMRKETTSMISVDAYINGELLNSFWADGLIIATPTGSTGYSLSCNGPIISPENSNFVITPIAPHNLNVRPIVIPDKEHLKLKVKSRVSHYSLSLDSRLVSLKTTTEIMVKRASFVVKIVELKHNSYLETLRQKLFWGVDNRNA, encoded by the coding sequence ATGTCTAATTTTAAAATAGCCCTTTACGGCAAGCGTACCACAACTACCTATTTGGGAGATTTGATTCCTGTGTTTTTAGAAAAAATACGCCAAAAAGGGATTTTATTTCAAATAGAAAAAGAGTTTTACGAGGTTTTAAAAAATATCGAAAATGTCAATTTAGATGGAGTGGAGGTCTTTTCTGCTCACGATGAATTGTGGCAGGATTTAGATTATTTTTTCACCTTCGGGGGTGATGGGACTATACTTTCTGCCGTAACCTTTGTGCGCGATTCGCAGGTGCCCATCGTGGGCGTGAATACGGGTAGATTGGGCTATTTGGCAAGTATTCATAAGAACGATTTAATTCCGAATTTGGAGGCGATTTTTGCCCAAGATTACAACATCAGCGAGCGTTCGCTTTTGGAAGTGCATCGCTCAGACGATGGCACGCTGGAGTGCCCTTTTGCACTTAACGAGCTGAGTGTGATGCGAAAAGAAACCACGAGTATGATTTCGGTGGACGCTTATATTAACGGCGAGTTGCTAAATTCTTTTTGGGCAGATGGCTTAATCATTGCTACGCCCACGGGGTCTACAGGCTATTCTTTAAGTTGCAATGGTCCCATAATTTCGCCCGAAAATAGCAATTTTGTCATTACGCCGATTGCACCTCACAACTTGAATGTACGCCCAATTGTGATTCCTGATAAAGAACATTTAAAGCTAAAAGTGAAAAGTCGTGTTTCGCATTATTCTTTATCCTTAGATTCCCGATTGGTTTCGCTTAAAACTACGACAGAAATCATGGTGAAGCGTGCGAGTTTTGTCGTGAAAATAGTAGAATTAAAACATAATAGCTACTTAGAAACTTTACGCCAAAAATTATTTTGGGGCGTAGATAATCGCAATGCCTAA
- a CDS encoding IS30 family transposase, giving the protein MARRFKHLDLHDRAMIEAYLKAGWSISKIARELKRDKSTISREVKRNRTKKGKYKAKTAQTLYSEKKERFLRYRRFTKEIEKRVRQFLYKRYSPLQIVGYCKSLGLEMVSVERIYQYIREDKRKGGYLYKYCRHALKKRKAQVSKSVGKIKNRTSIDERPQVVNDRKEFGHWEGDLIEGKNHKGYLLTLTERVSRFLFVRYIPNKTADVVASAIIDVLLPYKKVVKSITVDNGLEFASHEIVAKKLQAKIYFTNPYSSWQKGQIEHMNKLIRQYVKKGSAVTKSTANNLKSVQKEINDRPFKVLKFCKPRDVFYTFVENVAFSA; this is encoded by the coding sequence ATGGCACGGAGATTTAAGCATTTGGACTTGCACGATAGGGCGATGATAGAGGCTTATTTAAAAGCTGGCTGGTCTATCTCGAAAATAGCTCGTGAACTGAAAAGGGATAAATCTACTATAAGCAGGGAGGTAAAGAGGAACCGAACGAAAAAAGGAAAATATAAAGCAAAGACAGCACAGACGCTCTATTCTGAAAAGAAAGAGCGTTTTTTGCGTTATAGAAGGTTCACAAAAGAAATTGAGAAAAGAGTAAGACAATTTTTGTATAAAAGATATTCACCGCTCCAAATAGTCGGTTATTGTAAAAGCCTGGGACTGGAAATGGTATCAGTTGAGAGGATTTACCAATATATAAGAGAGGATAAGCGAAAGGGAGGTTATTTGTATAAGTATTGCCGTCACGCTTTGAAAAAGAGAAAGGCGCAAGTGTCAAAATCTGTTGGGAAGATAAAAAACCGTACAAGTATAGATGAGAGACCTCAAGTTGTGAATGATAGAAAAGAGTTCGGACACTGGGAGGGTGATTTGATAGAGGGCAAAAATCATAAGGGTTATTTGCTGACACTTACGGAAAGAGTATCAAGGTTTTTATTTGTGAGGTATATACCAAATAAAACGGCTGATGTGGTCGCTAGTGCTATTATTGATGTGTTACTTCCATACAAGAAAGTTGTAAAATCAATAACCGTGGATAATGGGCTAGAGTTTGCAAGTCATGAGATAGTGGCAAAGAAACTGCAAGCAAAGATTTATTTTACAAATCCATATTCTAGTTGGCAAAAGGGACAAATTGAGCATATGAATAAATTAATAAGACAATATGTAAAAAAAGGTTCAGCAGTCACAAAAAGTACCGCTAATAATCTGAAATCGGTGCAAAAAGAGATAAACGATAGACCGTTTAAAGTGTTAAAGTTTTGCAAGCCTCGTGATGTTTTTTATACATTTGTGGAAAATGTTGCATTTAGTGCTTGA
- a CDS encoding OmpH/Skp family outer membrane protein, producing MLKIKFFFLLIFFSVFTFAQRFGYVDTDYVLSNLPAYGNAQKQLETQANNWAKEIGNLQSVLEQMQQELETERILLTKEKIKEKEDKIQEKKEEIKKLQIKRYGPDGDMINTRKKLVKPIQDQVYNAVNKVAKRRNYSFVFDKANGDLIMIYSDPKFDISEEVLKTLAPDLKSSKGQRQNNYNKEKNNNSINEKINLKK from the coding sequence ATGTTAAAAATTAAGTTTTTTTTCTTGCTAATTTTTTTCAGTGTTTTTACATTTGCTCAGCGTTTCGGCTATGTAGATACTGATTATGTTTTGAGCAATTTGCCCGCGTATGGTAATGCTCAAAAACAATTAGAAACACAAGCGAATAATTGGGCAAAGGAGATAGGGAATCTACAATCTGTCCTAGAGCAAATGCAACAAGAGCTAGAAACGGAACGCATTTTATTGACAAAGGAGAAGATAAAAGAAAAGGAAGATAAAATTCAGGAAAAAAAAGAAGAAATCAAAAAGTTGCAAATTAAGCGATATGGTCCTGATGGGGATATGATAAATACACGAAAAAAATTGGTAAAGCCCATTCAAGATCAAGTTTACAACGCTGTGAATAAAGTTGCCAAGAGGCGTAATTATAGCTTTGTATTTGACAAGGCAAATGGAGATTTGATTATGATTTATTCAGATCCCAAATTTGATATAAGTGAAGAGGTCTTGAAAACTTTGGCACCAGATTTGAAATCTAGCAAAGGACAACGACAAAATAACTATAACAAAGAGAAAAATAATAATAGTATAAACGAAAAAATTAATTTAAAGAAATAG
- the bamA gene encoding outer membrane protein assembly factor BamA, producing the protein MKKIFLISLGFILMTAHAQVDSTGIVKQPKSSDELNLNSLKTYKLGGLEITGGVPYTSKQILRFIGLNIGDEIEIPGPIINNSLKRLWNQNLFSDVELFADKVKGDSIFLRFNLTALPTINDVSFEGVKKGKQKDFVKNNKLTKGKKITQDLLNQARLNIRNFYTEKGYPDAQVEFIETDVPNARFSKNLLVKVSRGERVKVQNILFEGNKEIKAPKLRRKGLKNTVRKYFFRRNILRFFKGSKYIPEKFQEDLKTLKDLYKSEGFRDIKVTYDSVNRINPKNYLIKIGVEEGPRYYLGNVTFVGNSVYPTETLKRIFSYKKGDPYDAVGIEKRLNDPQKDDNILTLYQDNGYLFARVVPIEKSVVNDTINLEIRIVEGEQATWDRVTFTGNTQTHDHVIVRELATVPGELFSKTDIRRTMMKLGALGFFDPQQIKPDIKDHQETNTVDINWELAPKSSSQIELQGGYGGGRFIGTVGLTFGNFSIKNLFNKKAWHPVPLGDGQQLSLRAQAGSYYSNFSLSFTEPWIGGSRPTALSMSIYNSNYSQLYGRSGSEGDSRLTMWGASVGLNKLLTWPDDYFRLSQSVSYQRYDYKNFGFNLGTKNYSNGISNTIAYNIGLSRLSAGPDPIFPQEGSDFSISLKLTPPYSLFNKNKDYEKLKKEDDFDGLYKWLEYYKVQFSGNVYKQLIGKLVLRTGAEFGYLGAYNRELGVSPFERFYMGGTGLQSNRFDGREIVTLRGYKDFSPSGGGVDDITPLGGGVIYDKFLLEMRYPITMNQQAKIFGLGFLEAGNTWADHKDFRPFELKRSAGVGIRVFMSAFGMLGFDFGYGFDKYNNAGKFGAPSGWQTHFIFGQQL; encoded by the coding sequence ATGAAGAAAATATTTTTAATAAGCCTTGGATTTATATTAATGACTGCGCACGCACAAGTAGATTCTACGGGTATTGTGAAGCAGCCGAAAAGTAGCGATGAGCTAAATCTAAACAGCCTAAAAACATATAAATTAGGCGGTTTGGAAATTACAGGCGGAGTGCCCTATACCAGTAAACAAATTTTGAGATTTATTGGATTAAATATAGGCGACGAAATCGAAATCCCTGGTCCAATTATCAATAACTCGCTCAAGAGATTATGGAACCAAAATCTGTTTTCTGATGTTGAGCTTTTTGCCGATAAAGTAAAGGGCGATTCTATCTTTTTAAGATTTAATTTAACAGCCCTACCTACCATCAACGATGTTTCTTTTGAGGGCGTGAAAAAAGGAAAACAAAAAGATTTTGTAAAGAATAATAAACTTACCAAAGGGAAAAAAATCACACAAGATTTATTGAATCAAGCGCGTTTAAATATCCGAAATTTTTATACCGAAAAGGGATATCCAGATGCGCAAGTGGAGTTTATAGAAACCGATGTGCCAAATGCTAGATTTTCTAAAAACTTATTGGTAAAAGTTTCAAGAGGAGAGCGTGTAAAAGTACAAAACATTTTATTTGAAGGGAATAAAGAAATCAAAGCACCAAAGCTTAGAAGAAAAGGGCTTAAAAATACGGTGCGAAAATACTTTTTCCGTAGAAATATCCTAAGATTCTTTAAAGGATCTAAATATATACCAGAAAAATTCCAAGAGGATTTAAAGACCTTGAAGGATTTGTATAAAAGTGAAGGATTTAGAGACATTAAAGTTACTTACGATTCTGTAAATAGAATTAATCCTAAAAATTATTTAATTAAGATAGGAGTAGAGGAAGGACCTCGTTACTACTTAGGTAATGTAACTTTTGTGGGGAACTCTGTATATCCTACAGAAACTTTGAAAAGAATTTTCTCTTATAAAAAAGGAGATCCATACGATGCCGTAGGAATTGAAAAAAGATTGAATGATCCACAAAAAGATGATAATATTTTGACTCTTTATCAAGACAATGGATATTTATTTGCTCGTGTGGTGCCTATTGAGAAATCGGTGGTAAATGACACGATTAACCTAGAAATCAGAATTGTAGAGGGAGAGCAAGCGACATGGGATCGAGTAACCTTTACAGGAAATACACAAACGCATGACCATGTCATCGTGCGAGAATTAGCCACAGTTCCTGGAGAGTTGTTTAGCAAAACAGATATCCGTAGAACAATGATGAAGCTGGGAGCTTTAGGCTTTTTTGATCCACAACAAATCAAGCCAGATATCAAGGATCATCAAGAAACAAACACCGTAGATATAAATTGGGAATTGGCACCAAAATCAAGTAGCCAAATAGAATTGCAAGGTGGATATGGTGGCGGAAGATTTATTGGTACCGTGGGGCTTACTTTTGGAAACTTCTCAATCAAAAATTTATTTAACAAAAAAGCATGGCATCCAGTTCCTCTGGGAGATGGGCAGCAGCTATCATTGAGAGCACAAGCAGGTAGCTATTATTCAAACTTTAGTTTATCGTTCACAGAGCCGTGGATTGGCGGAAGTCGCCCAACAGCACTTTCTATGTCAATTTATAATTCTAATTATAGTCAATTGTATGGTAGAAGTGGTAGCGAAGGAGATTCTCGTTTAACAATGTGGGGAGCTTCTGTGGGATTGAATAAATTGCTCACTTGGCCAGACGATTATTTTAGATTAAGCCAATCTGTTTCATATCAGCGTTATGATTATAAAAATTTTGGATTTAATCTAGGAACTAAAAATTATAGCAATGGAATATCAAACACAATTGCTTATAACATTGGATTGAGCAGACTTTCTGCAGGTCCAGATCCAATTTTCCCGCAAGAAGGCTCAGATTTCAGTATCAGTTTAAAATTAACTCCGCCGTATTCTTTATTCAATAAAAATAAAGACTACGAAAAGTTGAAAAAAGAAGACGATTTCGATGGTTTGTATAAATGGTTAGAATACTACAAAGTTCAATTCAGTGGAAATGTTTACAAACAATTAATCGGTAAACTTGTATTGAGAACGGGTGCAGAGTTTGGCTATTTAGGAGCTTATAATCGTGAGCTAGGAGTTTCTCCTTTCGAAAGATTCTACATGGGAGGAACAGGGTTGCAGTCTAACCGCTTTGATGGTCGTGAAATAGTAACTTTAAGAGGATATAAAGATTTTTCACCTAGTGGTGGTGGGGTAGATGATATCACACCACTTGGAGGAGGAGTCATTTACGATAAATTCTTGCTAGAGATGCGTTATCCAATCACGATGAATCAACAAGCTAAAATCTTTGGTCTTGGATTCTTAGAAGCAGGAAACACTTGGGCAGATCACAAAGATTTCAGACCATTTGAGTTAAAGCGTTCAGCAGGAGTAGGTATTCGTGTATTTATGTCAGCCTTTGGAATGCTTGGATTTGATTTCGGTTATGGATTTGATAAATATAATAATGCAGGAAAATTTGGAGCACCATCAGGGTGGCAGACACACTTCATTTTTGGTCAGCAACTATAA
- a CDS encoding isoprenyl transferase has product MSKSLLQNINLDNVPQHVAVIMDGNGRWAQKKGMMRTFGHQSAVKAVRQTIKACEDLGVPYLTLYAFSSENWNRPKEEVSFLMNLLFKTLTKELKSFQENNIRLRTIGDLSRVPEKARKELLLVEEETKNNTKATLTLALSYGGRDEIVEATQKIAKAVQENKLSIDQINHETFKNYLYSPDIPDVDLVIRTSGECRISNFLLWQIAYAELYFTEVLWPDFRKEDFYEAIINYQNRQRRFGKTGEQIK; this is encoded by the coding sequence ATGAGTAAAAGTTTGCTTCAAAATATAAATCTCGATAATGTTCCGCAGCATGTTGCCGTAATCATGGATGGCAATGGTCGCTGGGCACAGAAAAAAGGAATGATGCGCACCTTTGGGCATCAAAGCGCGGTGAAAGCCGTGCGCCAAACCATCAAAGCCTGCGAGGATTTGGGCGTTCCGTATCTTACTTTGTACGCTTTCTCAAGCGAAAATTGGAACAGACCCAAAGAAGAGGTGAGTTTCTTAATGAATTTATTGTTTAAAACACTAACCAAGGAGCTCAAAAGCTTTCAAGAGAACAATATACGCTTGCGCACGATAGGCGATTTATCGCGCGTTCCAGAAAAAGCAAGAAAAGAGCTGTTGCTGGTAGAAGAAGAAACCAAGAACAATACAAAAGCTACCCTTACACTAGCATTGAGCTATGGCGGACGCGATGAAATTGTAGAAGCTACGCAAAAAATAGCAAAGGCGGTGCAAGAAAATAAGTTAAGCATAGACCAAATAAATCACGAAACTTTTAAAAATTACTTATATTCGCCAGATATTCCCGATGTGGATTTGGTCATCAGAACCAGTGGCGAATGCAGAATTAGCAATTTCTTGCTTTGGCAAATAGCCTATGCAGAATTGTATTTTACCGAAGTTTTGTGGCCAGATTTTAGAAAAGAAGATTTCTACGAAGCGATCATCAACTATCAAAATAGACAAAGACGATTCGGGAAAACGGGAGAACAAATTAAGTAA
- a CDS encoding MmcQ/YjbR family DNA-binding protein encodes MHIDQVRDLCLKLPFAEESMPFGENFLVFKIGGKMFALLFLTPGRRWINLKAEPSDVLKLKEEFATVMPAYHMNKKHWISVNFEEISPRDLADWVQQSYDLVKAKLPLKIRKNLI; translated from the coding sequence ATGCACATCGATCAAGTGAGGGATTTATGCTTAAAATTGCCTTTTGCCGAGGAGTCTATGCCCTTTGGCGAGAATTTTTTGGTGTTTAAAATTGGTGGAAAAATGTTTGCACTTCTCTTTTTAACCCCAGGCAGAAGGTGGATTAACCTAAAAGCCGAACCCAGCGATGTTTTAAAGTTAAAAGAAGAATTTGCTACCGTGATGCCCGCCTATCACATGAACAAAAAACATTGGATTTCGGTGAATTTTGAAGAAATATCGCCCCGAGATTTAGCTGATTGGGTGCAGCAATCTTATGATTTAGTTAAGGCTAAGCTCCCTTTAAAAATTAGAAAAAACTTGATTTAG
- a CDS encoding CBS domain-containing protein, whose product MTIAPYILNDLPPLALEDTLAQALDVPMDMVPSHRAVVSHGVWQGNVCMEDVEELSPSAQVQELRLDFQNFFVVPNTNLMDAAKAFQSFGVNYIPVISPENGRFVGYILREDIFNAVCEMTFFSEEGAWVNLRMPTQDFSLSEITQITEVNNAKLYGAFVVYMDEESVEICLKIKSERLSDVVAAYERYGYVVSYESERSERTDEMMERYNQLIRFLNV is encoded by the coding sequence ATGACCATTGCACCTTATATTTTAAATGACTTGCCACCCCTAGCCTTAGAGGATACGCTAGCGCAAGCACTCGATGTGCCTATGGACATGGTGCCGAGCCACCGTGCCGTTGTGTCGCATGGTGTGTGGCAGGGCAATGTGTGCATGGAAGATGTGGAGGAACTTTCCCCGTCTGCACAGGTGCAAGAATTGCGTTTAGATTTTCAAAACTTTTTTGTGGTGCCCAATACTAATTTGATGGACGCCGCAAAGGCATTTCAGAGTTTTGGTGTGAATTATATCCCAGTGATTTCGCCCGAAAATGGTCGGTTTGTGGGGTATATCTTGCGAGAAGACATCTTCAATGCTGTGTGCGAAATGACATTCTTTAGCGAGGAAGGTGCTTGGGTGAATTTAAGAATGCCTACGCAAGACTTTAGCCTAAGCGAAATCACGCAAATCACAGAAGTGAATAATGCTAAATTATATGGTGCTTTTGTGGTGTATATGGACGAGGAAAGTGTAGAAATTTGTTTGAAAATCAAATCGGAACGATTGTCTGATGTCGTGGCAGCTTATGAGCGATATGGCTATGTGGTGAGCTATGAATCAGAGCGAAGCGAACGAACCGATGAGATGATGGAGCGATATAATCAATTAATCCGATTTTTGAATGTCTAA
- the porG gene encoding type IX secretion system protein PorG has product MKKIVIAFLLISTSIAFGQRHEVGVFLGGTNAISDIGRTDYINPLPKKVNGSFKIPATFGVLYRRNLNPQQSIRLGLTYASFMDSDLLAVENYRRYRGASYTNSLLELSAVFEYNFFPINYEQRSAQSPYIFAGVAGFLHPRPKYDIYFQNFENPANRKGYETIVKKKNGQQLSMSVPFGVGYKVKFDWNWILGFEVGFRPTFVDNLDLAWVEESDVETFREEGLTYANGVLTQEQLNADLERKTKEIIEKRQLGDAKNDWYVFTGFTLTYTFGRPACFCD; this is encoded by the coding sequence ATGAAAAAAATAGTTATAGCATTCCTATTAATTTCAACCAGTATTGCCTTTGGGCAGAGACATGAAGTGGGAGTTTTTCTAGGAGGAACCAATGCCATTTCAGATATTGGTCGCACAGATTACATTAATCCATTGCCCAAAAAAGTAAATGGGAGTTTTAAAATTCCAGCTACTTTTGGTGTGCTTTATCGTAGGAATTTAAATCCACAACAATCCATAAGATTAGGGCTTACTTATGCGTCTTTTATGGATTCGGATCTCTTGGCGGTAGAAAATTATCGTCGCTATCGAGGAGCCAGCTACACCAATAGCTTGCTTGAGCTATCAGCGGTGTTTGAATACAATTTCTTTCCCATCAATTATGAGCAGCGTTCAGCACAATCGCCTTATATCTTTGCGGGAGTAGCAGGTTTTTTGCACCCAAGACCTAAATATGATATTTACTTTCAAAACTTTGAGAATCCAGCAAATAGAAAGGGCTATGAGACGATTGTAAAGAAAAAGAATGGACAGCAATTGAGTATGAGCGTTCCATTTGGCGTGGGGTATAAAGTGAAATTCGACTGGAATTGGATTTTAGGATTTGAGGTAGGGTTCCGTCCTACATTTGTAGATAATTTAGATTTGGCTTGGGTAGAAGAGTCTGATGTGGAAACTTTTAGAGAAGAGGGCTTAACCTATGCAAATGGCGTGCTCACGCAAGAGCAATTAAACGCCGATTTAGAAAGAAAAACCAAAGAAATTATAGAAAAAAGACAATTAGGCGATGCCAAAAACGATTGGTATGTATTTACAGGGTTTACTTTGACATATACCTTTGGACGCCCTGCATGTTTCTGTGATTAA